A genome region from Setaria italica strain Yugu1 chromosome III, Setaria_italica_v2.0, whole genome shotgun sequence includes the following:
- the LOC101755111 gene encoding cystinosin homolog isoform X3: MSSSWNSVGLEVLYQVLGWVAFFAWSFSFYPQVLLNYKRKSVVGLNFDFLVLNLTKHSSYLIYNAAMFFSPFIQRQYHDKYSDKEMIPVAANDVAFSLHAVALTSFTVFQVFIYERGIQKVSKVCISITAVVWTAAIVCLIIAWPKSDWLWLIDVFNSIQVGMTAIKYIPQAIMNFRRKSTIGWSIGNILLDLTGGVLNFGQMGVQSIDQHTLVNFYGNIGKTLLSLETVFFDVLFIIQHYVLYPAKKDENDDFPVLPIVVKHAAAQ; the protein is encoded by the exons atgtCGTCGTCGTGGAACTCGGTGGGGCTGGAGGTGCTGTACCAGGTGCTGGGCTGGGTCGCCTTCTTCGCCTGGTCCTTCAGCTTCTACCCGCAGGTCCTCCTTAACTACAAGCGCAAGAG TGTTGTGGGTCTGAATTTTGATTTTCTGGTGTTGAACTTGACAAAGCACTCGTCTTACCTCATATACAATGCGGCTATGTTCTTCAGCCCGTTCATCCAGAGACAGTACCATGACAAATATAGTGATAAAGAG ATGATTCCTGTTGCTGCAAATGATGTTGCTTTTTCACTACATGCGGTTGCATTGACATCCTTCACCGTTTTCCAAGTATTTATATATGAG CGAGGAATCCAGAAAGTTTCCAAAGTTTGCATATCAATTACTGCTGTTGTCTGGACTGCTGCTATTGTTTGCCTCATTATTGCTTGGCCAAAAAGTGACTGGCTTTGGCTTATTGACGTGTTCAA TTCTATACAAGTTGGTATGACAGCAATCAAGTACATTCCTCAG GCCATCATGAACTTCAGGCGGAAGAGCACAATTGGTTGGAGCATTGGCAACATTTTACTTGACCTCACGGGAGGGGTGCTGAATTTTGGTCAGATGGGTGTGCAATCTATAGATCAAC ATACGCTGGTAAATTTCTACGGAAATATTGGGAAAACCCTGCTTTCATTG GAGACGGTTTTCTTCGATGTTCTATTCATAATTCAGCACTATGTGCTGTACCCTGCCAAAAAGGATGAGAATG ACGATTTCCCTGTGCTTCCTATCGTTGTAAAACATGCTGCGGCCCAATAG
- the LOC101755111 gene encoding cystinosin homolog isoform X1 — MSSSWNSVGLEVLYQVLGWVAFFAWSFSFYPQVLLNYKRKSVVGLNFDFLVLNLTKHSSYLIYNAAMFFSPFIQRQYHDKYSDKEMIPVAANDVAFSLHAVALTSFTVFQVFIYERGIQKVSKVCISITAVVWTAAIVCLIIAWPKSDWLWLIDVFNSIQVGMTAIKYIPQAIMNFRRKSTIGWSIGNILLDLTGGVLNFGQMGVQSIDQHTLVNFYGNIGKTLLSLETVFFDVLFIIQHYVLYPAKKDENGKAIISERVAPLIRPSDKPEEDNV; from the exons atgtCGTCGTCGTGGAACTCGGTGGGGCTGGAGGTGCTGTACCAGGTGCTGGGCTGGGTCGCCTTCTTCGCCTGGTCCTTCAGCTTCTACCCGCAGGTCCTCCTTAACTACAAGCGCAAGAG TGTTGTGGGTCTGAATTTTGATTTTCTGGTGTTGAACTTGACAAAGCACTCGTCTTACCTCATATACAATGCGGCTATGTTCTTCAGCCCGTTCATCCAGAGACAGTACCATGACAAATATAGTGATAAAGAG ATGATTCCTGTTGCTGCAAATGATGTTGCTTTTTCACTACATGCGGTTGCATTGACATCCTTCACCGTTTTCCAAGTATTTATATATGAG CGAGGAATCCAGAAAGTTTCCAAAGTTTGCATATCAATTACTGCTGTTGTCTGGACTGCTGCTATTGTTTGCCTCATTATTGCTTGGCCAAAAAGTGACTGGCTTTGGCTTATTGACGTGTTCAA TTCTATACAAGTTGGTATGACAGCAATCAAGTACATTCCTCAG GCCATCATGAACTTCAGGCGGAAGAGCACAATTGGTTGGAGCATTGGCAACATTTTACTTGACCTCACGGGAGGGGTGCTGAATTTTGGTCAGATGGGTGTGCAATCTATAGATCAAC ATACGCTGGTAAATTTCTACGGAAATATTGGGAAAACCCTGCTTTCATTG GAGACGGTTTTCTTCGATGTTCTATTCATAATTCAGCACTATGTGCTGTACCCTGCCAAAAAGGATGAGAATGGTAAGGCAATCATTTCTGAAAGGGTAGCCCCTCTTATCAGGCCGTCTGACAAGCCTGAAGAAGATAATGTATGA
- the LOC101755111 gene encoding cystinosin homolog isoform X2 yields MSSSWNSVGLEVLYQVLGWVAFFAWSFSFYPQVLLNYKRKSVVGLNFDFLVLNLTKHSSYLIYNAAMFFSPFIQRQYHDKYSDKEMIPVAANDVAFSLHAVALTSFTVFQVFIYERGIQKVSKVCISITAVVWTAAIVCLIIAWPKSDWLWLIDVFNSIQVGMTAIKYIPQAIMNFRRKSTIGWSIGNILLDLTGGVLNFGQMGVQSIDQHTLVNFYGNIGKTLLSLETVFFDVLFIIQHYVLYPAKKDENADDFPVLPIVVKHAAAQ; encoded by the exons atgtCGTCGTCGTGGAACTCGGTGGGGCTGGAGGTGCTGTACCAGGTGCTGGGCTGGGTCGCCTTCTTCGCCTGGTCCTTCAGCTTCTACCCGCAGGTCCTCCTTAACTACAAGCGCAAGAG TGTTGTGGGTCTGAATTTTGATTTTCTGGTGTTGAACTTGACAAAGCACTCGTCTTACCTCATATACAATGCGGCTATGTTCTTCAGCCCGTTCATCCAGAGACAGTACCATGACAAATATAGTGATAAAGAG ATGATTCCTGTTGCTGCAAATGATGTTGCTTTTTCACTACATGCGGTTGCATTGACATCCTTCACCGTTTTCCAAGTATTTATATATGAG CGAGGAATCCAGAAAGTTTCCAAAGTTTGCATATCAATTACTGCTGTTGTCTGGACTGCTGCTATTGTTTGCCTCATTATTGCTTGGCCAAAAAGTGACTGGCTTTGGCTTATTGACGTGTTCAA TTCTATACAAGTTGGTATGACAGCAATCAAGTACATTCCTCAG GCCATCATGAACTTCAGGCGGAAGAGCACAATTGGTTGGAGCATTGGCAACATTTTACTTGACCTCACGGGAGGGGTGCTGAATTTTGGTCAGATGGGTGTGCAATCTATAGATCAAC ATACGCTGGTAAATTTCTACGGAAATATTGGGAAAACCCTGCTTTCATTG GAGACGGTTTTCTTCGATGTTCTATTCATAATTCAGCACTATGTGCTGTACCCTGCCAAAAAGGATGAGAATG CAGACGATTTCCCTGTGCTTCCTATCGTTGTAAAACATGCTGCGGCCCAATAG